The sequence ATGCTCCATTACGTTGTTCCATATGCATTTAACAATCTCTTTTTTATTAATGAATTACTATTTCTATGGTTTTTCTATCATTTGTGATGTTTCCTCTGCAAACTGTGTGTTTTTGTAGACCGGATACGACATACCTTGATGTAGGTATATCAAGGgtgtttaattttttgttttaacataCCATGAGTAAGGTTTGAGTAGCCAAAAAAAGTTTGTACCTGCATGTACACCACTGTACATTTTTAATGGATGAAGAATAAAGGAATGTAATGTTAACAGGATGTGCTACggaagactttttttttcttgatttacTTTGAATTTCATCATGGTCACAAGCTTTGAGTCTATATCCACCTCTGGATTGCACACAGATTGCAAACCTCGTCTTAGGGACAGTTATTGTGACCCAAAACCAGAGACTACACAGAGAAAGTATAATGGACTGGCAATTGTATGCCAGAATGAAAGAAAATGTTTGTGAAAAACTATAGCAGATCTATTATATCCACCTGAAGTCACTGCTGAGCCTCTGGACCGGAGAATAGGAGAGAGTTAAGTATAACTTCATACTTATGTTTACACCACCTAGGGCCTGtccagacaacctctttaacctcttaacgctcagcgtccgatatatcggacgctgagcgcagtgacttagcgctcagcgtccgatatatcggacgctgagctgatgccggttcagctcaagatctgagccgaaccggcatcgggaaagacggggtgccggctgtgactgatagccggcaccccagtgtaacacccgcgatcggagttgtctccgatcgcgggtgcttaacccgttaaatgccgcggtcagcgcgaccgcggcatctaacatgtatctggggggtctttcccccacgatcggcccccccgaaccgttttcggggtgcgccgatcgttgctatagtaactctggggtccgatctggaccccagagttacctgcaagaattgccagtaagatggcgtctgtgacgtcatcttactggcacagtgccagcctatgcaagtgtataggctgacactgataatactctgcaatacatcagtattgcagaatattatcatgaagaagcaatcagatgctttttataatgtcaacagtttaacccaggaagaggtacggcgccgcctcgcatccactaagatagataaatcacctgggccagatggcatacacccccgggttctgcatgaattatgtacggtgatagacagaccgttatttttaatatttgaagattcactgaggactggttatgttccacaggaatggcgcatagcaaatgtggtaccaatatacaaaaaaggatcaaatagcgatcctggaaactacagacccgtaagtctaactgctgtggtggggaaaatatttgaggggtttattagagatgctatcctggagtatctcactgtgcacaaccttataacccagcgtcagcatgggtttatgagagatcggtcctgtcagactaatctgattggtttctacgaggaggtaagttcaagactggatctgggggacgctgtggatgttgtatatctggacttttcaaaggcatttgacaccgtgccacataaaaggttggtatataaaatgagactgctgggagtaggagaaaatctgtgtatctgggtaagtaattggcttagtgatagaaaacagagggtggtcattaatggcacattctcagattgggttgatgttaccagtggagtgccacaggggtcagtattggggccacttctttttaatatttttattaatgaccttgtagtgggtttacacagtcaagtttcaatatttgcagatgatactaagctgtgtaaagtaataaatactgaggtcgatagtttagcattacagagggatttgtggaagcttgagggatgggcagagaaatggttgatgaggtttaatgtagataaatgtaaagttatgcacttgggccatggaaacaaaaagtataattatgttctaaacggtcaattacttagtaaaactgaagctgaaaaggacttgggcgtattggtggatggtaaacttaattttagtgaccagagccaggcggctgctgctaaagcaaataaaataatgggatgtatcaagagaggaatagattctcatgataaagacatagttctgcccttatacaaatccctggtcagaccacacatggaatattgtgtacagttttgggcaccagtatataaaaaggatatagtagagctggaacgggtgcagaggagagcaaccaggattattaggggaatgggaggactagaatacaatgacagattacaaaatttgggcttattcagtttagaaaaaagacgactgaggggagacctcattacaatgtacaaatacctgaacggacagtacaaggatctctccaaagatctttttatacctaggcctgtgaccagaacaagggggcatcctctacgcctagaggagaggcgattctaccatcaccatagacaaaggttctttactgtaagagcagtgagactatggaactctctgccgcaggaggttgttatggcggactctatgtacatgttcaagagaggcctggatgactttctggagagaaaaaatatcacaggttatgtggataaaacatttatttaattcttgaaggttggacttgatggacttgcgtctccttccagccttatatactatgatactatgatgtcccatggtataaaagtgaaaaagtaaaaaaaaaagttattcaataaaaaaataaagtcataaatcactaaaaatgccccaaacccccaaaacatataaagagacatataactcaaaaaaaagtctaaatcataagacaaaccccacatatatagtatcaccgcgtccgaaacaacccgtagaataaaagtaaatcattattgaacccgcacgataaacgccgtaaaaaaaaactgttataaaccctccaaaaattatgatttttaccttttcaatcccacaaaaaatgctataaaatgtgatcaaaaaaccatatgtactgcgacatgatactggtgcaaagtacaacatgtcccgcaaaaaaaaagccatcaaccagctccgtagccaaaaaagtaacaatgttatgccacttggaagacggcaatacataaatgatagatttttccccacattagggttttgtttgacaaatttagtaaaacgtaagaaaatatattcatgtctggtatccccgtaatcgtatcaacccatagaataaagataacatgattattagtctatacggtgaacaccaaaaaaaaatccaagtaaaaaatccagtacagaattgatgcttttctactcctgccctcaaaaaaagttcctaaattttcaacaataggtgataccaaccccaaaatggtaacattggaaaaagcatctcatcccgcaaaaaaaatggcatcacatggccccaataacgaaaaagcgaaaattttatagccttcaaaaggggccaatgaggaaactaaaatcctggcagctgcagcgccctccttcccttctgcacctcgctgtgcccccataacacaagtcacagccacatgtggggggtctttgtactcaggagaaattgcagaacaaattgtatggtgggttttctctttttatcttttggaaatgtgtaaattttagggctaaatgaacgtataagggaacaatatgaccattctaaatttcacctccattttgattcaattactatgaagatctcaaggggttaacaatcttcgtaaaagctgtttctgatagcttcaGGGGTgcggatttgaaaatgggttggttatatagggggttttgatgctaaatatgtaaaatttcattcaaaactgtatttatccccaaaatagtcaattctgaaaatccggaaaagcgatattctttttgtaagccgcgtgacatcaaaataaattatccagacatttcacaaattatgaaaatgtaaagtagacaaatgggaaatgttattcagcaacttatttaggtggtaaatcgatctgcctgaaaacgcaatgattttgaatttcgaaaatggcaaatttttccaaaaattgatcatattttcttttttttgtaaataaacgcaaaacttatctgccaaaatttaccactaaaatgaagtacaacatgtggggaaaaaacaatctcagaatcgctttgataagtaacagtgttcaaaagttataaccgtataaagagacgcaagtcagaatccaaaaaatcgggctgagccttaagctacaaaatggctgcgtccttaaggggttaatatatccaGATTACCTGTAGTGCTCCAAGCTTACTACGGAATCACAGGTGAAAGCAGATCTCAGCTGTTGATGGCACCATACCCCAACACCTAGGATGCTCCAATTTGTTGGATTAATATTCAACTTCGATTAAGCAATGATTTTTGTACTTGTTCTGTTCGGATTTAAAGTAAAGAATCTTTATATTGGAAGTTTCTATCCAATGCAATAACTTTCCATGTGATGTAAAGTCAGTCATAAATGCTGCTCCTTGTCTTCTGTTGATTCTTATTGGCATAGTTGAGTTCAGCTCCACCTGTTAAGAGGATATCAATACCTGTGCAGAATGTACCTTCCGCTGCCAGGAACAGAGCAGCATTGGCACACTCCTCAGGTGTCCCCATTCGACCTAGAAGCTAAAATCAAAAGACACACATGATAAATGGGATTATTTACAATAGACACAAGCATGTAATAGATCCAGCACTCAtggagtaaaaataaaaacagcctTGTTTTTTTATGACAAATACAAGGTTGTATGTCATAAAACGTATATGCTCACCTACATGTTTTGGACAATTCATATTTGTGTCCTCAGTCATGGTCACAACAGCTGGCTTGTGCAGATTTAAATACTCAAACACAGTTGAAAGGACAGACTGATTGCACATGCTCTCTTTTCATAATAAATGCTCATAATAATAGATAATTATAGAAACTaaacagtctaaggctacattcacacgaacgtatcgGGGACTTATATAAGGCCaatgtatatacggcgtatatacgtcccccatacacggcaatgggcgctCCGTTCCGTAGTCgtgagaaaaataggacatgtcttatctttcgccggaatacggcgccgtccTGGAAGAAGCCTTgtaggcgaaaccctgggttggGCAGCTTTGTGGAGCTAGCGTCCCGCTATTAACTTTGATGCGCAGTTTTACTTgtgttttgtgagtatgttttttaataaattcgAAACCTGTTGAAACACACTACACCATCTGCTTGTATGTTTCTCGTGGCAACATCGTCTGATAAGAATCATTTAGAGACGAAAGGAAATGGATATCTAACGCTATAGGAGAACAATAAGAAGAACTTTGGAGCTGCGGCTAGAGGAAAAttaattttctcaaaaaattgTTTTGCCTGTGACATCTCTGCTTCCTGGGCTGGAGCACTGGCTTGTGCTGCACACTTCATGGTTCTGAGTAATGAAGTGTCGTTCGTGAACAAGACCGCTCTAAGTGCCGGCTCTGGTTTGTGAATGACTCACTCAACCCCGCCCCCAAACCGCCTCACCACACccaatacaatcgggttaaaagtggagtggcatggggtgattgactggcctgtggctccctattatatatttatcaccaagaagagccggaattcccaagTTCTGTGACTGATCTCTCACTGAGACTGGACTATAGACTGACCATATGCTCCCACCCATaaggggttttataaactccCCCTTATGATGTGGCAAACATTTGTCCAACCAGCACACTCCTTCCTTAGTGTAATGACAGAGCATATCATTGGTTAAAACAGTTAACTCATGACCTCTCAGACAGAGGCTTGCAGCTGTAATTACTAAGTCTATCATGTAAGAGGCCTCTGAGTGAGTTGAGCAGGCTCACTGGACAACTCTTGACAAGGAGAGGGACAAAACCTAACTGACCTATGCACTGGCAGGGTTGTCGCACAACCACTTCCCAAAATCAGgggtgcgggtcctcttcttatTAGGTCATGCATGACACCAAATATATGGCTAATATATGGCTAATGCATAAAGCCAAAAATTGAATGTATTTACTTTATatgtttaattaattatttttttacacatagggtTTTTTTACTCCACATCACAAAACCAAGATGTAACAGCCCTTCTACCTGTGCATCCTTCCCTCCTAGGACCATGGCATCTGGATCAGCTGATTGACGGGACAGCTCCTCCCACATTGGTGTCCATATGTTTCCTGGTGATATGCTGCGGGCACATAATGGTGTTTTATAGAATGTAGAAATGACCTCAGAATGCAAAAAATTACATCAAATCCAATCTGATTTATTTCCATTGTCGTAAATAATAAGAATATCCTATCAATGAACTAAACTTATCTTGGGGCCATGGTCTATTTTTTATGTGAGCAGATGAAGACTGCTGGAGCGCCAGTTGGGATTATGCAGTTTTGGGGATTCTGATCcctggtgtacagtgtatacagtcatggccataagttttaagaatgatacaaatgttaatttttacaaagtctactgcatcaggttttataatgccaatttgcatatactccagaatgttataaagcgtGATCAGCTTAGAAGCAATtatttgcaaagtcaatatttgcctagaaaatgaactttttaccCCAAAACACATATCAActtcaggcctgccttaaaaggagcagctaacattgtttcagtgattgctccattaacacaggtgtgggtgttgatgaggacagggcttgAAATCAAtctgattaagtaagaatcccaccactggacactttaaaaggaggctggtgcttggcatcattgtttctcttctgttaaccatggtatCTCTAAAGATAACACGGTCAGTCATCAttacactgcacaaaactggcctaacagggaagagtatcgcagctagaaagagtgcacctcagtcaacaatctatatcatcatcaaggaattcaaggagggaggttccattgttgccaaaaaggctccagggcacccaagaaggaccagcaagcaccaggactgtctcttaaaagtgtttcagcttcggcaTCGGGCTaaaagcagtgcagagcttgctcaggaattgtAGCAGGCAGGTgtaagtgcatctgcacgcactgtgaggcggagactcttggagcaaggcctgctGTCAAGGAGGGcaacaaagaagccacttctctgcagaaaaaaacatcagggacagactgatattctgcaaaagatacagggagtggactgctgaggactggggtaaagtcattttctctgatgaatcccctttccgattgtttggaacatctggaaaaccacttgttcggagaagacaaggtgagtgataccaccagtcttgtctcatgccaactgtaaagcatcctgcaaccattcatgtgtggggttgcttctcagccaagggaatcagctctctcacagtctttcctaaaaacacatccatgaataaagaatggtacgagaatgtcctccaagagcaacttctcaaAACTGtgcaagagcagtttggtgatcaacaatgccttttccagcatgatagagcaccttgtcataaagcaaaggtgataactaaatggctcagggaacaaaacatagagattttgggtccatggcctggaaactccccagatcttaatcccattgagaacttgtggtcaatcatcaagagacgggaggacaaacaaaaaccaacaaattgtgacaaaatgcgagcattgattgtgcaagaatggactgctatcagtcaggatttggtccagaagttgattgagagcatgccagggagaattgcagaggtcctgaagaagaagggtcaacactgcaaatattgacttgctgcattaactcattctaactgtcaataaaagcttttgttactcataatatgattgcaattgtatttctgtatgtgataacatctgagaaacacacataaaaaccagtgggtaacagatcatgtgaaatataatatttgtcattctcaaaacttatggctgtGACtgtagagataatggggcagatttatcaagcagtctgaaagtcagaatatttccaattgcccatggcaaccaatcacagctcccctttaaaatattcatgagcactggtgaaatgaaagctgagctgtgattggttgccatgggcaactggaaatattctgactttcagactgcttgataaatctgccccaatgggtatgATCATGAGGAGATAAATAGTGGAGCTACGGAAGGAAGCAAACTGCTGTCCGCCATGGCTATGGAGCCCCTGATATGTGCAATAAGACAACACCTGCATTATGGTGGTGTGGTGTTGTGGTATGAAGGTTCAGATGAGAGCATAGCACTCTGCGTATCATCTTGACAGAGAAGCAATCTACTGTCATAGTAGTAATGTCCCCAATTAGTCAGCAGCCATAGTATTTTCCAATATTCTAACATTTTTTGGAAGTTGCCATATAGTGCATGTAACAAGGATGATTTTAACTATCTCTACTATTTTTACCAGAGATGTTAATCTCTATCTGGTTCTTTGATTATGGACTGTTAATCATATATTGCTTCATTTGTGGATTTCCTTTTTGTGAACTTTAATAGTAATATACCAGGATTTTGCGTCActtaacatatacactcaccggccactttattaggtacaccatgctaataacgggttggacccccttttgtcttcaaaactgcctcagttcttcgtggcatagattcaaccaggtgctggaagcattcctcagagattttggtccattttgacatgatggcatcacacagttgccgcagatttgtcggctgcacatacatgatgtgaatctcccgttccaccacatcccaaagatgctctattggattgagatctggtgactgtggaggccatttgagtacagtgaactcattgtcatgttcaagaaaccagtcagagatgattccagctttatgacatggcgcattatcctgctgaaagtagccatcagatgttgggtacattgtggtcataaagggatggacatagtcagctcaattggtaccaaggggcccaaagagtgccaagaaaatattccccacaccatgacaccaccagcctgaaccgttgatacaaggcaggatggatccatgctttcatgttgttgacgccaaattctgaccgtaccatccgaatgtcgcagcagaaatcgagactcatcagaccaggcaacgttttccaatcttctactgtccaatttcgatgagcttgtgcaaattgtagcctcagtttcctgttcttggctgaaaggagtggcacccggtgtggtcttctgctgctgtagcccatctgcctcaaagttcgatgtactgtgcattcagagatgctcttctgcctaccttggttgtaacgggtggagatttgagtcactgttgcctttctatcagctcgaaccagtctgcccattctcctctgacctctggcatcaacaaggcatttccgcccacagaactgccgctcactggatgttttttctttttcagaccattctctgtaaaccctagagatggttgtgcgtgaaaatcccagtagatcagcagtttctgaaatactcagacaagctcttctggcaccaacaaccatgccacatacaaaggcactcaaatcgcctttcttccccatactgatgctcgatttgaactgcaggagattgtcttgaccatgtctacatgcctaaatgcactgagttgccgccatgtgattggctgattagaaattaagtgttaacgagcagttggacaggtgtacctaataaagtggccggtgagtgtatatttcagCTGATTGCACACCTTTTTCTAAACTGCGTCCCATTTTGGGGCTGTGGCACTCCTTTTTTTGATATGGGCACTCTACATGTTGTCACACCTCTTTTGTGACAATGTGACTGTGCCATCCCACATATCGAAATTACATTACAAGTTTGTTGAGAATTTCCTAGGCCCCAAGGAGCTCTCCCCTTTTTATGGatattatttaaaggacatctaccaccagtttactggtggtagagcGTCTTAATTAGGCTGCTTGTtcagtctaggggatggggggactaTTTTTAAGAAGTTTTCGGGCATCTTTATTAATGAAGTAATAACTTAAAATTCATGCTCCCAGCTGCAAGCCGCCTCCTGCTCCCGGCTGGGAAATTGGAGAGAACACATGCCCCGCTCTCTCCACGCACCGGACCCTCTGAAGTCATCGTCCAGATCGTAATTCCCCAgatgggagcaggaggagacttGCAGGTGGGGGGTGAAAAAAATCAATAGCCGGGCAAGCCGAGAGGCGCTCGGGCACCATCTGCCTAACCACCTCCGTCTGTTTTACAAAGTTTCATTAAGAAAGATGCCCAAAAGCTTAGACTAGACTTAACGAGCAGTCTAAATAGGACACTCAACCACCAGTCTACCactagtagatgtcctttaagtaacatTTCAGTACTTTTATGTTAGCAGTATTTCTAGAAGGTTGGATTTAAGAAAGACTATATATTTTAATTTCATTTATGACAAAAGACAGTCTTACCTGTTTACTCTTACATTGTACTGACTTTCATCCACAGACATGGCCTTGGTCATTGCTGTCACTGCACCCTAGTTAATAATGCCAAGACACAACACAAAATTATTCGCCACTAAATTATTCGTTAATTTCATATTTGTTATTGTAACATCATTTGGAtagaaaatcacaaaaaaacataaCGAAATGTGGTACATCTATCAAAAGTTTATAAAAGTAGAACAGCATGGAAGCAGATAGATAtaaggccacatgcacacaaccatgCACAAAAGTTGAGCCGCAAACAACAGATTGTTGCCACTGTTTGTGGCCCCGCTGACATGTCCATTCAAAGTGCCCTTTCAAAGACATGGCGTCTCACTGTTCCGTGACCATGCCTAATTCATGTACGGCCATGTGCAGGAGGccatgctgcaccagatttaacattgtGTCTAATGCTTAATGCTTAATTATTTATTCCATACATTCCAGGAGGCACACAGGTTTTAGTGTGTAATCTATAATGCCCTTTTATTGTACTAGTCCAAACAGTATCTAAAACACTTGATAAATGTGTTGTGGCATATCTAGGAgagtcagggccccatagcagacttctgaatggggccccccttctggcataaaaatatacatatatataaacatacagaccCATATTTATTAAggcccttgtgccagttttctgtcagacattGCAGGTTCTTTCAAGTGcaaacacaggtatttaagaagtgtcagcaccacatatgtggcgcagctgcactatatccggcgcaacacaaatttctggacATAAAGGGGGGTTTCAGAGCACAGTCGGGTCCAAAAGAAGTCTGTTGAACgcccgccccatgttaaaggtacaccaaaaaatagTTGGTGGAGAAGTGGAGGGCGTGTCAGATTCCTGATGAACGGGCTCCACAAAttttgaatctggcgcacccagcaCATATGCAGTTTGCACTGATTTTGCAAAATGTGGGCCACAGTTCTTTATTCATACACACACTCTTATACACCTACACAaacatacagagcatatacacatatacatacacacacattgccatatacatgcatacaacatatatacacaaactgtATATAAACACTATAaaagatatacatatacatcatatacacataaatatcacatatcacacatatattatatacatactatgctTTACAATGTGCAGTAAAataatataatggtgcacatcctccattctttattgtcatgttggatgatggggccccctgacactgtgggccccatagcggcttcaatggcttctaccactgtagttacgcccctgtaaatGTTGCACAAGGCAGTCAGTTCCTTGCCACAAATTATGTTTGATTTATCATAAACAGATAAATAAAATATGCCCTGATTTAACAATCACAAAAAGGTAAAAGTATCAATCGTAACATTACAGGAAAATCTTGCGTATTAAAGACATCATACCTTTGTGGCAACATAAGGTATTGCATGTTTCTGACCAATAATGCCAACAAGGCTTGAAACATTGATAATGTTCCCTTGAGTTTTTCGTAGATGTGGTAAAGCATACTGAAATATAcaggaaaaataaagaaaatgtaacATATATGGCAACATAAGACACTATTACAAACTATAGTTTAAACTGTAGTGAAGCTCATAATACTGTTGAATAATACTCCCAAACGAAGAAAAGTAATCCAGCGTCTCTGGGGAATTTGCTTATAAGACTTTGCTTTTATTGAAGTTCCAAATAACATAAAACCATTAGGCAAGGTACACAGCCTCTATTgtcatggtctgcaggagatgaccttTTATTACCAATAacccagatttctatccagtaatGTCAAGGTGTGATCATATGGATAGGTTTCAGGTTGTTGTAGAAAAAGAGCTTACTAAACTAAAGTCACAATGTGACTCTTTTCATGGTAAAAAGAACTTAACAAGCTCGGAGAGAAAGTCTCTACAAGATCTGAGAAACAATACAGACTTAGTTATAAGAAGTGCGGACAAGGGGGGTTCTATTTTCCTGATGAATGCTACCCTATATAAAAAATTGAATGAATCCATGCTTAATGATGTCAGCACCTATTGTAAATTAAGCAGTGATCCTACTGCTAATTGTCAAAAAAACCTACAGAAACATCTAAATGAGGGTGAAGCTTTGGGAGTTACTCAGAGAATACTTGGTGAACAGGTTTCCTGTCAtgccggtcttccactctctccccAAGGTGCACAAGGGGATTTTCCCTCCCCCCTGTCGACCCATTGTCGCAGGAATTGGCAGTCTTGGGGAGAGACTGGGAGACTGGCTTGACCACTATTTACAGCCATTAACTATGGTAACCCCCAGCTATTTAAAGGATACTAAACACGTACTACAAATAATGGAACACATTAAATGGGAGAATACTTTTCGTTGGGCGACTTGTGATGTAACCTCGTTATATTCTTC comes from Engystomops pustulosus chromosome 6, aEngPut4.maternal, whole genome shotgun sequence and encodes:
- the HSD17B14 gene encoding L-fucose dehydrogenase isoform X2: MASYGPEPCLRYHNKVVIVTGGTKGIGEAIVRVFEETASDLEAELKSFGTGAAIYVSCDVRKEEEIKRLIDKTMNKYGKIDCLINNAGWHPPEQIIDNTSAQEFQDLLTLNLIGYFLTAKYALPHLRKTQGNIINVSSLVGIIGQKHAIPYVATKGAVTAMTKAMSVDESQYNVRVNSISPGNIWTPMWEELSRQSADPDAMVLGGKDAQLLGRMGTPEECANAALFLAAEGTFCTGIDILLTGGAELNYANKNQQKTRSSIYD
- the HSD17B14 gene encoding L-fucose dehydrogenase isoform X1, whose amino-acid sequence is MASYGPEPCLRYHNKVVIVTGGTKGIGEAIVRVFVSNGASVVFCSTEETASDLEAELKSFGTGAAIYVSCDVRKEEEIKRLIDKTMNKYGKIDCLINNAGWHPPEQIIDNTSAQEFQDLLTLNLIGYFLTAKYALPHLRKTQGNIINVSSLVGIIGQKHAIPYVATKGAVTAMTKAMSVDESQYNVRVNSISPGNIWTPMWEELSRQSADPDAMVLGGKDAQLLGRMGTPEECANAALFLAAEGTFCTGIDILLTGGAELNYANKNQQKTRSSIYD
- the HSD17B14 gene encoding L-fucose dehydrogenase isoform X4: MASYGPEPCLRYHNKVVIVTGGTKGIGEAIVRVFVSNGASVVFCSTDPPEQIIDNTSAQEFQDLLTLNLIGYFLTAKYALPHLRKTQGNIINVSSLVGIIGQKHAIPYVATKGAVTAMTKAMSVDESQYNVRVNSISPGNIWTPMWEELSRQSADPDAMVLGGKDAQLLGRMGTPEECANAALFLAAEGTFCTGIDILLTGGAELNYANKNQQKTRSSIYD